A single genomic interval of Aureliella helgolandensis harbors:
- a CDS encoding BON domain-containing protein encodes MIDSGFRDVTGQIQDLLAESPIADVRRIRVEQDGNRVLLHGQVHSFYAKQMAQETVRRAGQGLHIVNSVNVD; translated from the coding sequence ATGATTGACTCGGGATTTCGTGATGTAACGGGGCAAATTCAAGATCTATTGGCTGAGAGTCCGATCGCAGATGTGCGACGAATTCGCGTTGAGCAAGACGGCAATCGAGTCTTGTTGCATGGCCAGGTTCACAGCTTCTACGCGAAGCAGATGGCGCAAGAGACGGTGCGTCGGGCCGGTCAAGGACTACACATCGTCAATTCAGTCAACGTAGACTAA
- the lpxK gene encoding tetraacyldisaccharide 4'-kinase: MPDLRQLLTDKNPGIGVILLRWLLRVLSIPYMLFMRGRNWLYASGWKSVYHSSLPVISVGNLSVGGTGKSPVVAWIAKWMRARNVRVAILSRGYGALDSGQNDEALELELQLPDVPHLQHWDRVASAHLAEEELEMELLLLDDGFQHRRISRELDIVLIDATEDAAARWPLPGGILRESMYALRRAQVVMLTRTDQVPAASLRQLSQTVMRIAPQVVLLHAVHQPRELWIYPDQRCPVTDLTGRRVLAFCAIGNPASFFKSVSDLGADVLETRTWPDHHGFEAQDIDAIREWAAGNPQAELLVCTMKDWVKLQVEQIGDIRLAALSIELGITHGAEQLESCLEQVLSQSSKGRV; the protein is encoded by the coding sequence GTGCCCGATCTAAGACAGCTGCTCACCGATAAAAATCCCGGCATCGGAGTGATCCTGCTACGCTGGTTGCTACGCGTGCTTAGTATCCCTTATATGCTCTTCATGCGTGGCCGGAATTGGCTGTATGCCTCTGGCTGGAAGAGCGTCTACCATTCGAGCCTGCCAGTGATCTCCGTCGGGAACCTATCAGTGGGTGGGACCGGCAAGAGTCCGGTGGTGGCTTGGATTGCCAAATGGATGCGCGCTCGCAATGTGCGCGTCGCTATCTTAAGCCGCGGTTACGGAGCACTCGATAGCGGACAGAATGACGAAGCGCTTGAGCTCGAGTTGCAGCTACCGGATGTGCCCCATTTGCAGCACTGGGATCGCGTCGCATCGGCGCACTTAGCCGAGGAAGAGTTGGAGATGGAGTTGCTGTTGCTCGATGACGGGTTTCAGCATCGGCGAATCTCCAGAGAGTTGGATATTGTACTGATCGATGCAACGGAGGACGCTGCGGCTCGCTGGCCATTGCCAGGCGGGATTTTGCGAGAATCGATGTACGCCCTTCGACGTGCGCAAGTCGTGATGCTCACGCGTACAGACCAAGTGCCTGCAGCATCACTGCGACAACTCTCCCAGACCGTGATGCGCATTGCCCCTCAAGTTGTCCTGCTGCATGCAGTCCATCAACCACGCGAGCTGTGGATTTATCCCGATCAGCGATGTCCTGTGACGGATTTGACTGGGCGGCGTGTGTTGGCATTTTGTGCGATTGGAAACCCTGCGTCTTTCTTCAAGAGTGTCAGCGACTTGGGGGCGGACGTTTTGGAGACTCGCACTTGGCCAGACCATCATGGTTTTGAAGCTCAAGATATTGACGCCATCCGCGAATGGGCTGCTGGCAATCCGCAAGCCGAGCTGTTGGTCTGTACCATGAAGGACTGGGTGAAACTGCAGGTCGAGCAGATTGGGGATATTCGCTTGGCGGCATTGTCCATCGAACTTGGGATTACCCACGGCGCCGAGCAATTGGAAAGTTGCTTGGAACAAGTGCTGTCGCAATCATCCAAGGGACGCGTTTGA
- a CDS encoding GGDEF domain-containing protein, giving the protein MIEFLCTVAGLFAGVAIHASVMQRQTDRNRFEAAEKDEDADRIHGIAEQLKVISGRVAENVNAHSEKVGNISGHISGQLSEQELTSESVVSSINEIIAANEAMQGQLADAQKRIVQQSEMIEYASKQARTDALTGLANRRALDEFLKGSLASQTDTDNEQVGLLMMDIDHFKNFNDSFGHTTGDAVLASFARSVVRICGQGCYAARFGGEEFAVILAGQSAEEIVENSAKIRYFVSEQVITYEDLQLKITSCAGLTLLRAEDTINSAYERADAGLYQAKKGGRNCGFWLDDEDWVPFPAMSGEPELLVDVQPLSANVPELEASTPEPDSGDADERLQPVSSSEEDELSGIERDTEAAIESLTQDMQSVSPVADEVEGIEAAGKTEESELATTSSEILDLASFMSRLDVYFDQLRRADLPASAIMIEAMGLEAGSPVDAGNAWETIVGLIQVRQRGIDVICQFRPRTLCIFLPGCAENSAIDRAAKVLEGFRSALDSWEGDLQPERLAVSLAQFDDVEKPASFLDRLERGLDEAADAPDGEIVVRSGEESRFQLV; this is encoded by the coding sequence ATGATTGAATTTCTATGTACCGTAGCTGGATTGTTTGCTGGCGTGGCGATCCACGCTTCGGTCATGCAACGCCAAACCGACCGCAATCGATTTGAAGCGGCTGAAAAAGATGAGGATGCAGATCGCATCCATGGCATCGCTGAACAGTTGAAAGTTATCTCGGGACGCGTGGCGGAAAATGTCAACGCGCACAGTGAGAAAGTGGGGAACATCAGTGGACACATTAGCGGTCAGCTTAGCGAGCAGGAGTTGACGTCTGAATCGGTCGTGTCTTCGATCAACGAAATCATCGCTGCTAATGAGGCCATGCAAGGGCAGTTGGCCGACGCGCAAAAACGAATTGTCCAGCAGTCGGAAATGATCGAATACGCCTCGAAACAGGCTCGCACCGACGCTTTGACAGGACTCGCCAATCGCCGGGCACTGGACGAATTCTTAAAGGGCAGCTTGGCATCTCAGACCGATACCGATAACGAACAGGTCGGGTTGCTGATGATGGACATTGATCACTTTAAGAATTTCAATGACAGCTTTGGTCATACAACGGGCGATGCGGTTCTCGCGAGCTTCGCGCGCTCCGTGGTCAGGATCTGCGGACAAGGTTGTTATGCAGCCCGCTTTGGAGGTGAAGAGTTTGCTGTCATTTTAGCGGGACAGAGCGCAGAGGAAATTGTCGAGAACTCTGCCAAGATTCGATACTTCGTCAGCGAGCAAGTGATTACCTATGAGGATTTGCAGCTCAAAATTACTTCGTGTGCAGGCCTAACCTTGCTCCGAGCCGAGGACACCATTAACTCGGCCTACGAGCGAGCAGACGCTGGGTTGTATCAAGCCAAGAAGGGGGGCCGGAATTGTGGGTTCTGGCTCGACGATGAGGATTGGGTTCCCTTCCCTGCAATGTCGGGCGAGCCCGAATTGCTGGTCGATGTCCAGCCACTGTCTGCGAATGTGCCCGAGTTGGAGGCCAGCACTCCTGAGCCAGATTCAGGGGACGCTGACGAACGCCTTCAGCCCGTCTCTTCCAGCGAGGAGGATGAGCTGTCTGGGATCGAGCGAGACACCGAAGCGGCCATCGAAAGTTTGACGCAAGACATGCAGTCGGTCAGTCCTGTGGCGGATGAGGTTGAAGGAATAGAGGCAGCTGGGAAGACGGAAGAATCTGAGCTTGCCACAACCTCCTCCGAGATTCTGGATTTGGCGTCGTTCATGTCGCGATTGGACGTCTACTTTGATCAATTGCGTCGCGCTGACCTGCCTGCGTCGGCAATTATGATTGAAGCGATGGGATTGGAGGCTGGCTCGCCAGTCGACGCAGGGAACGCTTGGGAAACGATCGTCGGATTGATTCAGGTTCGCCAGCGCGGAATTGATGTTATCTGCCAGTTTCGCCCGCGGACGCTATGCATCTTCTTGCCAGGGTGTGCGGAGAATTCTGCGATTGATCGCGCCGCAAAAGTGTTGGAAGGCTTTCGCAGTGCTTTGGATTCTTGGGAGGGAGACCTGCAACCGGAGCGTTTGGCGGTTTCGCTGGCTCAGTTCGACGATGTGGAGAAGCCAGCCAGTTTCCTAGATCGTCTAGAACGCGGTTTAGACGAAGCGGCCGATGCACCCGATGGAGAGATCGTTGTACGCAGCGGGGAAGAATCGCGATTCCAGTTAGTCTAG
- a CDS encoding TolC family protein, with amino-acid sequence MNTQAIGVAKSLVALILRTCWRAFCQLPAMWGLGCLLVGVLSISTVWGQVAELPVFQTAAPPAVTLVKQTLPTATAEPFLGSGPAVPSQAVRAADRISWAATPHFEFAQDSRSKGLDGAGLNTTNLREASPSWLLDGRTIACRAAQRWPAARVLRARAQTVLKAYCNEDECTRQAARNLADFLNLQADHQADQGAAAALRAYYSRIAISEQLRLVADSREQLELESQKQHVLRERGVATGVDLTQFERRSVELDDVSSQLLSQDRQLQTRLSEVVELDYQVDQVRQEALEVQSSFVDVAGLQVYALETRADLAAWQLLTHQVNSTSVPVFAQMLTSVVGGWGLPLPPIVGLKKLLCPPDTSALVASFRQELCLALEAQRRWVSQDVAEKGEALNLAYERIAFAQRTVASWEQRLEQLERLESLGQSQPAESGVARSGLSLARTKEVERRLEARLAEVDLAEVVGGLCRRCCGGQPWLVTGF; translated from the coding sequence ATGAATACGCAAGCAATTGGAGTCGCGAAATCGCTAGTCGCGCTCATCTTGCGTACCTGCTGGCGCGCATTTTGTCAGCTGCCAGCGATGTGGGGATTGGGATGTCTGTTGGTGGGAGTGCTGAGCATTTCCACCGTTTGGGGGCAAGTCGCAGAGCTGCCTGTCTTCCAGACCGCTGCTCCACCGGCTGTCACCTTGGTCAAGCAAACCTTACCGACTGCGACGGCAGAGCCATTCTTGGGCTCTGGGCCAGCGGTGCCCAGTCAAGCAGTTCGTGCGGCGGATCGGATTTCATGGGCCGCCACGCCCCACTTCGAATTCGCGCAGGATTCGCGCAGCAAAGGACTGGATGGAGCTGGATTAAACACGACGAACTTGCGTGAAGCTTCGCCGAGTTGGCTGTTGGATGGACGCACGATTGCTTGCCGCGCGGCGCAGCGCTGGCCTGCTGCAAGGGTGCTGCGCGCGCGCGCCCAAACGGTGCTCAAGGCCTATTGCAACGAAGATGAATGCACGCGTCAAGCCGCTCGCAATTTGGCCGATTTTCTGAACTTGCAAGCAGACCACCAGGCAGATCAGGGGGCGGCCGCCGCGCTCCGCGCCTACTACTCGCGAATTGCCATCTCGGAGCAATTGCGTCTTGTCGCCGACTCGCGCGAGCAGCTTGAGCTCGAGTCTCAGAAGCAGCATGTCTTGCGCGAACGCGGGGTTGCGACAGGCGTTGATCTAACGCAGTTTGAACGTCGAAGCGTAGAGCTAGATGATGTCTCCAGTCAGCTGCTATCGCAGGATCGCCAACTCCAAACTCGGCTGTCCGAAGTGGTTGAACTCGATTATCAAGTCGATCAGGTGCGACAGGAGGCACTGGAGGTCCAGAGTAGCTTTGTCGATGTCGCTGGATTGCAGGTCTATGCCCTAGAAACGCGTGCGGATCTGGCCGCTTGGCAGTTGCTTACGCACCAAGTGAATTCGACGAGCGTCCCTGTGTTCGCTCAAATGTTGACCTCGGTCGTGGGAGGCTGGGGCCTACCGCTGCCCCCCATCGTGGGATTGAAAAAGCTGTTGTGTCCACCCGATACGTCTGCGCTGGTTGCCAGTTTCCGACAGGAGTTGTGCCTAGCACTGGAGGCGCAGCGGCGATGGGTGAGCCAGGATGTGGCCGAGAAGGGGGAGGCGTTGAATCTGGCTTACGAGCGAATTGCGTTTGCCCAGAGAACTGTAGCCAGCTGGGAGCAGCGGCTTGAGCAACTTGAACGCCTGGAGTCGCTTGGTCAATCGCAACCCGCCGAGAGTGGCGTGGCTCGTTCCGGACTCAGCTTGGCGCGGACTAAGGAGGTGGAACGGCGTTTGGAAGCTCGACTTGCAGAAGTGGATTTGGCAGAAGTGGTGGGAGGGCTGTGCAGGCGATGTTGCGGGGGACAACCCTGGTTAGTCACCGGCTTCTAG